The genomic region TCATCGTCTTCAGGGGCGCTCATGAAGGCTCTTGCAAGCATCTGATCTTGAGCGGGATTGAAAAAATCACGAAGGCTTTCCTCGGAGACAAACCATCTCTTTCCAAATTTTTCTCCTTTCAGCCTGCCTGTTTTCAGATAGGCCCTTACGGTTTCCTTGGTAACGTCGAGGGCTTCAACAAGCTCTTCAACCTCATAGAGCGTGAGAGCTCCGATTTGTCTAGGCATGGTCAATTCCCCTTTACATTCAGTT from Candidatus Eremiobacterota bacterium harbors:
- a CDS encoding helix-turn-helix domain-containing protein, which gives rise to MPRQIGALTLYEVEELVEALDVTKETVRAYLKTGRLKGEKFGKRWFVSEESLRDFFNPAQDQMLARAFMSAPEDDEPFTEEERKRSVQGWKECQQGSGRPWKKVREELADE